A window of the Hordeum vulgare subsp. vulgare chromosome 5H, MorexV3_pseudomolecules_assembly, whole genome shotgun sequence genome harbors these coding sequences:
- the LOC123397392 gene encoding uncharacterized protein LOC123397392 codes for MSMDDCFLPLPSPLHDRWRCGSHPCLSQLDLDDRALAVPPRRLPPPLHPLPMYKGNPLHAFPEEEPKQHQVTLSHAASKGRYARFKENMNAKPQETKQHHQQVAVSCAASKGRSRDGWMSKERSTPEGINMEEHALRFRPLPRPKTRGFDRASIGIPVVMPMRKRKPPEVRNALRESRVAAKQKDARYHAEMALRKYNRANNTKFDLVEVKVISIFYEFGGAGAHYNFTAKQPEDEKNADADSTKLFFSEVDLYFRSENDVIMCCIVGENDAGRCYGCENYQPVVHPSSQAYGGGSSTCIDHPGSDGDSDSD; via the exons ATGTCCATGGACGACTGCTTCCTCCCGCTCCCCTCCCCTCTCCATGACCGCTGGCGATGCGGCTCTCACCCCTGCCTGTCCCAGCTAGATCTGGACGACCGTGCACTCGCCGTCCCCCCGAGGCGCCTCCCTCCTCCCCTCCACCCGTTGCCTAT GTACAAGGGGAATCCGCTGCATGCCTTCCCAGAGGAGGAGCCGAAACAACACCAGGTCACACTTTCACACGCTGCTTCAAAGGGGAGATATGCAAG GTTTAAAGAGAATATGAATGCCAAGCCACAGGAGACAAAGCAACATCACCAACAAGTTGCCGTTTCATGCGCCGCTTCAAAAGGGAG GAGTCGAGATGGTTGGATGTCCAAGGAGAGGAGCACTCCTGAAGGTATCAACATGGAGGAACATGCTTTGAGGTTTCGGCCTCTGCCCCGACCCAAGACGCGTGGCTTTGACCGGGCTTCCATCGGAATTCCAGTTGTAATGCCGATGCGAAAGAGGAAACCTCCGGAGGTGAGGAACGCTCTCCGCGAAAGTAGAGTTGCGGCCAAACAAAAGGATGCGCGCTACCACGCGGAGATGGCCCTACGTAAATATAACAGAGCGAACAACACCAAG TTTGATCTAGTGGAGGTAAAAGTGATATCTATATTTTACGAGTTTGGAGGGGCCGGTGCCCATTATAACTTCACAGCTAAGCAGCCTGAGGACGAGAAGAATGCTGATGCCGACAGTACCAAGCTATTCTTCTCTGAAGTCGACCTCTATTTTCGGAGTGAGAATGATGTGATTATGTGCTGTATAGTTGGGGAAAATGACGCAG GGCGTTGCTATGGCTGTGAAAACTACCAGCCTGTTGTTCACCCAAGCAGCCAAGCATACGGCGGCGGTAGTAGTACTTGTATTGACCATCCTGGTTCGGATGGGGATAGCGACAGCGACTAG